From the Amia ocellicauda isolate fAmiCal2 chromosome 21, fAmiCal2.hap1, whole genome shotgun sequence genome, one window contains:
- the LOC136717052 gene encoding probable G-protein coupled receptor 132, producing the protein MLAENMSLCSFHSGTTHDESRKVVMDNSTCTPPYSEDRIPLVVLYSIVIIIGLPANLATVYMTFLQVLRKNVLGIYLLSLSLCDLMYLCTLPLWTIYINMGHEWLWGSMACKLTGYVFFNNMYISIFLLCCVSIDRYVAVVYAVESRGLRKQKLAGIITCALCVLVAVGHVPVFIMKEGNTEGMQKLCFEPGQNTAMVTGFNYARFFIGFFIPFVILVVTNRSIFVNIQASTGLRREQKVKVKYLAIAVILLFLVCFAPYHMILLLRAIMFHFNLKNCVFEDYVYTPYTISLGLSTFNSAMNPILYVLASDNIRKEIRRSLISFRSRTSLQHKGTDSSLPKLQNSKNSSDSTPMRDNNNT; encoded by the coding sequence GAACCACCCATGATGAAAGTAGGAAGGTAGTCATGGACAACAGCACCTGTACCCCCCCTTACTCTGAGGACCGCATCCCCCTTGTTGTCCTCTACAGCATCGTGATCATCATCGGCCTCCCGGCCAACTTGGCCACAGTTTACATGACCTTCCTGCAAGTGCTAAGGAAGAATGTGCTGGGGATCTACCTGCTGAGCCTGTCCCTGTGCGACCTCATGTATCTCTGTACCCTGCCACTGTGGACCATCTACATCAACATGGGCCACGAGTGGCTGTGGGGCTCCATGGCCTGCAAGCTGACTGGCTACGTGTTCTTCAACAACATGTACATCAGCATCTTCCTCCTCTGCTGTGTCTCCATCGACCGCTATGTTGCTGTGGTGTACGCCGTGGAGTCCCGGGGCTTGAGGAAACAGAAGCTGGCGGGCATCATCACCTGCGCCCTGTGTGTGCTGGTGGCAGTGGGCCATGTCCCCGTTTTCATAATGAAAGAGGGCAATACGGAAGGGATGCAGAAACTGTGTTTCGAGCCCGGGCAGAACACAGCCATGGTGACAGGCTTCAACTACGCCCGCTTCTTCATCGGCTTCTTCATTCCCTTTGTAATCTTAGTGGTCACCAACCGCTCCATCTTCGTCAACATTCAGGCCAGCACGGGGCTGCGCAGGGAGCAGAAGGTGAAAGTGAAGTACTTGGCCATCGCTGTCATACTCTTGTTCTTGGTGTGTTTCGCCCCTTACCACATGATCCTCTTGCTCCGGGCAATCATGTTTCACTTCAACCTGAAAAACTGTGTCTTTGAGGACTACGTGTACACCCCCTACACCATCTCCCTGGGACTGTCCACCTTCAACAGCGCCATGAACCCTATTCTCTACGTGCTGGCCAGCGACAACATTCGCAAGGAGATCCGCCGCAGCCTGATCAGCTTTCGGAGCCGGACCTCTTTGCAGCACAAGGGCACGGACAGCAGCCTGCCAAAATTGCAGAACTCCAAAAACTCGTCCGACTCCACCCCCATGCGggacaacaacaacacctgA